From Harpia harpyja isolate bHarHar1 chromosome 21, bHarHar1 primary haplotype, whole genome shotgun sequence, one genomic window encodes:
- the RAB11FIP3 gene encoding rab11 family-interacting protein 3 isoform X3 translates to MGYTPEEEAPACPDEFDDFVTFEANEVTDSAYMGSESTYSECETFTDEDTSTLVHHEMHDEVETDSAIDSTMHSEFTDPIEEPEHGSHPHDLPLGSDLSHSIVTVISGEEHFEDYGEGNEADLFSDSLCNGESSFNSSSFLSPSTNPLAAKLHSIIADEAFEFYCSQCHKQINRLEDLSARLNDLEMNSPNKRLSSKKVARQLHQTSTLSVGVMEESYRDTLECTEEDITDKVVFLEKRVTELEKDTAANGEQHSRLKQENLQLVHRANALEEQLKEQELRADQTLLEEIKKQRELLSKMEREKSIEIENLQARLQQLDDENSELRSCVPCLKANIERLEEEKQKLLDEIEDLTVQLTEEQEKKRKMGDRLSQERHQFQKEKESTQELIEDLRKQLEHLQLFKLEAEQRRGRSSSMGLQEYNSRTRETELEQEIKQLKQDNRNLKEQNDELNGQIINLSIQGAKNLFSASFSESLAAEISSVSRDELMEAIQKQEEINFRLQDYIDRIIVAIMETNPSILEVK, encoded by the exons GCAAATGAGGTGACTGACAGCGCTTACATGGGCTCAGAGAGCACGTACAGCGAGTGCGAAACCTTCACGGATGAAGACACCAGCACACTAGTACATCACGAGATGCACGACGAAGTAGAAACAGACAGCGCCATCGACTCCACCATGCACTCGGAGTTCACGGATCCCATTGAGGAGCCGGAGCATGG ATCCCATCCGCACGACCTGCCCCTGGGCTCGGACCTCAGCCACTCCATCGTTACGGTCATTAGCGGAGAGGAACATTTTGAGGATTACGGAGAAGGGAATGAAGCAGATTTGTTCTCGGACAGCTTGTGTAATGGGGAAAGCAGCTTTAATAGCTCCTCGTTCCTCTCTCCCAG CACCAATCCGCTCGCTGCGAAACTGCACAGCATTATCGCAGATGAAGCATTTGAGTTTTACTGTAGCCAGTGCCACAAACAAATCAACCGCCTCGAGGATCTTTCTGCTCGCCTGAATGATCTTGAAATGAATAG tCCAAATAAAAGACTCTCAAGCAAGAAGGTGGCAAG ACAGTTGCATCAGACGAGCACACTGTCTGTGGGGGTGATGGAGGAGTCTTACCGGGATACACTGGAGTGTACAGAAGAGGACATCACAGACAAG GTGGTCTTTCTGGAGAAGCGGGTGACAGAGCTGGAGAAGGACACAGCTGCTAATGGCGAGCAGCACAGCCGCCTCAAGCAGGAAAACCTGCAGCTCGTGCACAG agcaaATGCTCTCGAGGAACAGCTGAAGGAGCAGGAGCTGAGAGCTGACCAAACACTCCTGGAGGAGATCAAGaagcagagggagctgctgagcaAAATGGAGAGGGAGAAGAGCATTGAGATTGAGAACCTGCAGGCCAG gctgcagcagctggatgaTGAGAACAGCGAGCTGAGATCCTGTGTCCCTTGTTTAAAAGCTAACATTGAAAGACTTGAGGAG gagaagcagaagctgctggatGAGATCGAAGACCTCACTGTGCAGCTcacagaggagcaggagaaaaagaggaagatggGGGACAGGCTGAGTCAGGAGAGGCACCAGTTTCAGAAGGAGAAGGAGTCAACGCAGGAG CTCATTGAGGACCTCAGGAAACAGCTCGAGCACTTGCAACTCTTCAAACTGGAAGCTGAGCAGCgaagaggcaggagcagcagcatgggGCTCCAGGAGTACAACAGCAGGACGCGAGAGACGGAGCTGGAGCAAGAGATCAAGCAGCTCAAGCAG GATAACAGGAACCTGAAGGAGCAGAACGATGAACTGAACGGACAGATCATTAACTTGAGCATCCAGGGAGCCAAGAACCTCTTCTCAGCCTCCTTCTCTGAATCCCTGGCAGCGGAGATCAGCTCGGTCTCCAGAGACGAG CTCATGGAAGCAATTCAAAAGCAAGAGGAGATCAACTTCCGCCTGCAGGATTACATCGACAGGATTATTGTGGCCATCATGGAGACGAACCCCTCCATCCTGGAAGTTAAGTAA
- the RAB11FIP3 gene encoding rab11 family-interacting protein 3 isoform X4 has product MCPQANEVTDSAYMGSESTYSECETFTDEDTSTLVHHEMHDEVETDSAIDSTMHSEFTDPIEEPEHGSHPHDLPLGSDLSHSIVTVISGEEHFEDYGEGNEADLFSDSLCNGESSFNSSSFLSPSTNPLAAKLHSIIADEAFEFYCSQCHKQINRLEDLSARLNDLEMNSPNKRLSSKKVARQLHQTSTLSVGVMEESYRDTLECTEEDITDKVVFLEKRVTELEKDTAANGEQHSRLKQENLQLVHRANALEEQLKEQELRADQTLLEEIKKQRELLSKMEREKSIEIENLQARLQQLDDENSELRSCVPCLKANIERLEEEKQKLLDEIEDLTVQLTEEQEKKRKMGDRLSQERHQFQKEKESTQELIEDLRKQLEHLQLFKLEAEQRRGRSSSMGLQEYNSRTRETELEQEIKQLKQDNRNLKEQNDELNGQIINLSIQGAKNLFSASFSESLAAEISSVSRDELMEAIQKQEEINFRLQDYIDRIIVAIMETNPSILEVK; this is encoded by the exons ATGTGTCCGCAG GCAAATGAGGTGACTGACAGCGCTTACATGGGCTCAGAGAGCACGTACAGCGAGTGCGAAACCTTCACGGATGAAGACACCAGCACACTAGTACATCACGAGATGCACGACGAAGTAGAAACAGACAGCGCCATCGACTCCACCATGCACTCGGAGTTCACGGATCCCATTGAGGAGCCGGAGCATGG ATCCCATCCGCACGACCTGCCCCTGGGCTCGGACCTCAGCCACTCCATCGTTACGGTCATTAGCGGAGAGGAACATTTTGAGGATTACGGAGAAGGGAATGAAGCAGATTTGTTCTCGGACAGCTTGTGTAATGGGGAAAGCAGCTTTAATAGCTCCTCGTTCCTCTCTCCCAG CACCAATCCGCTCGCTGCGAAACTGCACAGCATTATCGCAGATGAAGCATTTGAGTTTTACTGTAGCCAGTGCCACAAACAAATCAACCGCCTCGAGGATCTTTCTGCTCGCCTGAATGATCTTGAAATGAATAG tCCAAATAAAAGACTCTCAAGCAAGAAGGTGGCAAG ACAGTTGCATCAGACGAGCACACTGTCTGTGGGGGTGATGGAGGAGTCTTACCGGGATACACTGGAGTGTACAGAAGAGGACATCACAGACAAG GTGGTCTTTCTGGAGAAGCGGGTGACAGAGCTGGAGAAGGACACAGCTGCTAATGGCGAGCAGCACAGCCGCCTCAAGCAGGAAAACCTGCAGCTCGTGCACAG agcaaATGCTCTCGAGGAACAGCTGAAGGAGCAGGAGCTGAGAGCTGACCAAACACTCCTGGAGGAGATCAAGaagcagagggagctgctgagcaAAATGGAGAGGGAGAAGAGCATTGAGATTGAGAACCTGCAGGCCAG gctgcagcagctggatgaTGAGAACAGCGAGCTGAGATCCTGTGTCCCTTGTTTAAAAGCTAACATTGAAAGACTTGAGGAG gagaagcagaagctgctggatGAGATCGAAGACCTCACTGTGCAGCTcacagaggagcaggagaaaaagaggaagatggGGGACAGGCTGAGTCAGGAGAGGCACCAGTTTCAGAAGGAGAAGGAGTCAACGCAGGAG CTCATTGAGGACCTCAGGAAACAGCTCGAGCACTTGCAACTCTTCAAACTGGAAGCTGAGCAGCgaagaggcaggagcagcagcatgggGCTCCAGGAGTACAACAGCAGGACGCGAGAGACGGAGCTGGAGCAAGAGATCAAGCAGCTCAAGCAG GATAACAGGAACCTGAAGGAGCAGAACGATGAACTGAACGGACAGATCATTAACTTGAGCATCCAGGGAGCCAAGAACCTCTTCTCAGCCTCCTTCTCTGAATCCCTGGCAGCGGAGATCAGCTCGGTCTCCAGAGACGAG CTCATGGAAGCAATTCAAAAGCAAGAGGAGATCAACTTCCGCCTGCAGGATTACATCGACAGGATTATTGTGGCCATCATGGAGACGAACCCCTCCATCCTGGAAGTTAAGTAA
- the RAB11FIP3 gene encoding rab11 family-interacting protein 3 isoform X5, whose amino-acid sequence MAACIRSHPLGKMTCLRFTCLSHPHDLPLGSDLSHSIVTVISGEEHFEDYGEGNEADLFSDSLCNGESSFNSSSFLSPSTNPLAAKLHSIIADEAFEFYCSQCHKQINRLEDLSARLNDLEMNSPNKRLSSKKVARQLHQTSTLSVGVMEESYRDTLECTEEDITDKVVFLEKRVTELEKDTAANGEQHSRLKQENLQLVHRANALEEQLKEQELRADQTLLEEIKKQRELLSKMEREKSIEIENLQARLQQLDDENSELRSCVPCLKANIERLEEEKQKLLDEIEDLTVQLTEEQEKKRKMGDRLSQERHQFQKEKESTQELIEDLRKQLEHLQLFKLEAEQRRGRSSSMGLQEYNSRTRETELEQEIKQLKQDNRNLKEQNDELNGQIINLSIQGAKNLFSASFSESLAAEISSVSRDELMEAIQKQEEINFRLQDYIDRIIVAIMETNPSILEVK is encoded by the exons ATGGCAGCCTGCATACGCTCTCATCCTCTGGGGAAAATGACGTGCCTCAGATTCACCTGCCT ATCCCATCCGCACGACCTGCCCCTGGGCTCGGACCTCAGCCACTCCATCGTTACGGTCATTAGCGGAGAGGAACATTTTGAGGATTACGGAGAAGGGAATGAAGCAGATTTGTTCTCGGACAGCTTGTGTAATGGGGAAAGCAGCTTTAATAGCTCCTCGTTCCTCTCTCCCAG CACCAATCCGCTCGCTGCGAAACTGCACAGCATTATCGCAGATGAAGCATTTGAGTTTTACTGTAGCCAGTGCCACAAACAAATCAACCGCCTCGAGGATCTTTCTGCTCGCCTGAATGATCTTGAAATGAATAG tCCAAATAAAAGACTCTCAAGCAAGAAGGTGGCAAG ACAGTTGCATCAGACGAGCACACTGTCTGTGGGGGTGATGGAGGAGTCTTACCGGGATACACTGGAGTGTACAGAAGAGGACATCACAGACAAG GTGGTCTTTCTGGAGAAGCGGGTGACAGAGCTGGAGAAGGACACAGCTGCTAATGGCGAGCAGCACAGCCGCCTCAAGCAGGAAAACCTGCAGCTCGTGCACAG agcaaATGCTCTCGAGGAACAGCTGAAGGAGCAGGAGCTGAGAGCTGACCAAACACTCCTGGAGGAGATCAAGaagcagagggagctgctgagcaAAATGGAGAGGGAGAAGAGCATTGAGATTGAGAACCTGCAGGCCAG gctgcagcagctggatgaTGAGAACAGCGAGCTGAGATCCTGTGTCCCTTGTTTAAAAGCTAACATTGAAAGACTTGAGGAG gagaagcagaagctgctggatGAGATCGAAGACCTCACTGTGCAGCTcacagaggagcaggagaaaaagaggaagatggGGGACAGGCTGAGTCAGGAGAGGCACCAGTTTCAGAAGGAGAAGGAGTCAACGCAGGAG CTCATTGAGGACCTCAGGAAACAGCTCGAGCACTTGCAACTCTTCAAACTGGAAGCTGAGCAGCgaagaggcaggagcagcagcatgggGCTCCAGGAGTACAACAGCAGGACGCGAGAGACGGAGCTGGAGCAAGAGATCAAGCAGCTCAAGCAG GATAACAGGAACCTGAAGGAGCAGAACGATGAACTGAACGGACAGATCATTAACTTGAGCATCCAGGGAGCCAAGAACCTCTTCTCAGCCTCCTTCTCTGAATCCCTGGCAGCGGAGATCAGCTCGGTCTCCAGAGACGAG CTCATGGAAGCAATTCAAAAGCAAGAGGAGATCAACTTCCGCCTGCAGGATTACATCGACAGGATTATTGTGGCCATCATGGAGACGAACCCCTCCATCCTGGAAGTTAAGTAA